GCCGAACTGACCGTGGCCGATTATGCCGCCGCCCGCCGTAGCGCACGGGCCTCCAAGGAGGCCGCCATCCGGGCCCGCGAGGCGGCCACGGCCGCAGCGATCCCGGCGCAGCCCTGATGCTCGGTGCGCACGGGGGAATGTTCGCCCGCGGCCGCGCGTCTACCGGTGGTCGTGCGGGGTTGGGGTGCGCCGTCGTGGCCGTCCCCGATCATTCGTGGGTATGCCAATTCTATGACGTGGATTGGCGTTCCATCGATGCCGGTGGTAGGGTCCAGTCATCAGCCCGGAGAGGCCGTGGCCATGGCGTTACCGCCTCATTCCTAATAAATCAAACCACCGATAACTGGAGATATAAGGTATGAAAGTCACGCTTTCCGCGAAGTACTTATCGCTCATGACCGTGGTGCTCGGCTTGGTCGTGGGCTGTGCCAGCCAGCCTCAGCAGGTTGCCACACCCAGCGGCCCCAGTCCGGCCGTGACCCAGGCGCTGAACGATGCACGCGCCGCGGTCAAGGACGCCAACGCCCACCACTGGATCTGGCGTGACACAGAGGCGATGCTGAAGGGCGCCGAAGACGCCGCCGCCGCGGGCGACGATGCCAAGGCCATCGCGCTGGCGAAGGCCGCCCAGGATCAGGCCGTACTGGCGGTGAATCAGTACTATATGGAGAAAGCCAAGCCGCTGCTGACGCAGTTGCAGAGTCAACCCAACCTGAGCGCCGACCAGCAGGCCGCGGTGCAATCGGCTGCACGGGCCCTGGCGAATGACGAAGGTAAGAAGGCCTACGACGTCCTCAATCGGCTGGCGGGAGGCTGAAGGCCCGTCGCGGCCGAGCGCAGCGATGGGCGGCGTCTCAGCCCAGAATTTCGTAGCTGAAGCGTTCGAAGCCGCTACCCGACTCCAGCAGATGGGTGCAGCGGATCTGGCGCGCCTGCCCGTGCTGCTGTAGCTCCAGGATCGCCTTGTCGCGGTACAGGCCGCGCGGCCCGACGAGGATGTCGAGGCCGTTGCCATTGGGCAGCGTGAGGCGGGTGCGCAACGCCGGCTGACAATGGCGTTGCGCGCCCGCGGTCGGCTTGACCACCGCGGGCGAACACTCGCGTGCGATGTACTGCACGCCGGCCTCGCACTCGTCACCGCGGCTGATCAGCCAGCGCACCACCCCCACCAGCCAGTCGGATACAGCCCCGGATGCGCCGCTCGGAGAGCGGATGAGCAGCAGTTGTCCGACGCGCAGGCCCAGCCCGTCGGCCGTGCGTCCCAGCAGTGCCAGGCCGCCGTTGCCGCGATTGCGTGTCGGACAGGACAGCAGCGGGAAGTCACGCCGCACGGGCACCTGGCGGTGGGTCGGCAGGCCGAAATCGATATCGTCCTCGTCTTCGGACGGCACATGGTCCGCGGGATCGAAGGGGGTGCCGCGGTTGAGGAAGCAATAGGCCGCCTCCAGCCCGGATGCGACATCGACCGGGCCGCTACTGGCGAAGCGCGGCGACTTGCGCTGCGGCGAGTGCGTCCACTGACCGAGCATGCGGCCGAGCAGTTGTACGGCGTCGGCACGGGTCAGGTGGCTGGACAGGCCGACGCGCGCCGGACGGGTGCCGGCCACGATACGGTCGAGATCCAGTTGCGCATGGGTGAGCAGTTCGCGGCCGTCCAGGCACCGCCAGGCATTGCGTTCCACCCCGCCGGCCGGCAGTGGACGCGAGCCCTGTGGTTCGTGGTCGAGCGACAAACCGAATACCCCGACTGCCAGGTCTTCCGGGGCGACGTTCGACAGCACGATACGGTCCTGCCTGGCCATTACATAGCCATAGGCCTCCCAGATGAGGTGGCCCGGCAGGCGGTAGGGGTCGGCGAGACGCAGCATGGCCAGCGCGCGGTAGCCGGCGAGCACCGAGAGTTCTCCCCGGCCGCCGGTAAAGGTACTGTCGCGGGTGGCGCCGAGCTGATGCGTCTCGGCGTAGCGCACCAGGTTGCCGAGCTCCCGCCAGCCGCTCTCCGGGGCCGGCTGGTAGGCTTGGTAGCGGCAGATGAGCAGTAGCGTGAGGAAGTGCTGGGTGTAGTTGGCGGCCTGGGTCAGCTGGCGTGTCCTGCCCCAACGCTGACCTTCGTTCAGGCTGTCGCGCAGGGCGTACTTGTAGCCGAACGACATCAGCTCGGTCAGTTCCGACAGCAGGGTCAGCGCACCGGACTGCCGTAAGGGGTCCTCTTGCCGCGCCAGGGTGAGCAGGGCGTCGTGCAGGCGCTCGTAGCTGTGGCGGAAGGCGGCCAGCAGTTGCAGGCGTTGGCCGGCGGGAAGAATCTGGTGATTGATGTCGCGCAGCCGTCCGTTGACCTGTCGGGCAGCATTCTCGGCATCGACATAGGGCAGCGCATGCAGCCAGGCGTACAGTGGCCGTGGCCGGGTGTCGATGCCCGGTAGGGCGCGTTGTTCGGGTAGATCGATGAGCACATCCGAGGCCTTTGGCCGTTCTGTGGGAGCCACCGCCGCCACGCATCCTATGGCGGCCGGACGGCCTTGATTTTTAGCATGAAGCATGTTCTCTGGCCGCGGAACCGGTACCGCTGGTGGGGCCTGCACGGTATCCCGCCGCGGGAACAAATCCGAGTGTACCCGAGTCTTTACCTCATGTGACGAGGTGTATCGCCGGCGCGGGGCCGGGCGCCTCGGCCCCTTGCATGCCGGCGAGGCCAATGGCAGGGTAACGCGACCGCACGAAGCGGTGAGGAGAGGTGAGCAGTGACGTTCAGAAACTGGTTTCTTGCAGCATTGCTGCTCGGCGGCGCCGTCCAGGCCGACCCGGTCGATTTCAGCCTCCCCGACATCGAGGGGAAGGCGCGGACGCTGTCCGAATTCCGCGGCAAGTGGGTCGTGGTGAACTACTGGGCGACGTGGTGCCCACCCTGTCTGGAGGAGATCCCCGATCTGATTGCCTTCCATGACCGCCATCAGGACAAGGATGCCGTCGTCATCGGTATCAACTTCGAGGACATCCCACCCGCTCAGCTGCGCGCCTTCGTGGACGAGCATTTCATCTCCTACCCGGTATTGCGCAACGGCGATATGGCGCCTCCGACCGAACGGCTGGCCGTGGCCGGCCTGCCAACGACCTACATCATTTCGCCCGAGGGCGTGCCGGTGGCGCGCCAGGTGGGTACGATCAGCGCCGAGGCCCTCGAAAAGTTTATCGAGAAGGAGCGCCGTGGCCGCGTGGCCAACCAGCAGGACCCGCATGAGCCGGTGCGGCCGGAAGTCCGGCTATGACGCGGATAACGCTCCTGGCCGTGGCGCTGTTGGTGAGTGTATCCGCCTGGGCCGATGCGCCGCGCGATCCCTATCAGTACTTCTTCGACCAGACCCTCGGTGATTTCGACGAAGAATTGCAGACCGCGCGCGATGAGGGCAAACAGGGCATCATGCTGTTCTTCGAGATGGATGAGTGCCCCTTCTGTCACCGTATGAAGGAGATGGTGTTCAACCAGCCCGAAGTGCAGGCCTACTTCAAGGAACACTTCTTGATCTATCCCGTCGACATCGATGGTGATGTTCTGATTACGGATTTTGAGGGCAACCGCCTTAAGCAGAAGGACTTCGCCTTCCGCGACTATCGCGTGCGCGCCACACCGGTACTCATGTTCTTCGACCTCGATGGCAAGCCGGTGGCGCGCTATACCGGTGCCACCGCCGATGTCGAGGAATTCATGTGGCTGGGTCAGTACGTCGTGGATGGCGTCTACAAGGACATGCCGTTCACCCGCTACAAGCGCGAACGACGCCAGTCGTCGCGCTGACCGCATGGGCGTCTTCCCGTTGCCGCGACCGCAACCTCACCCGCGCCCCCGGAGTGCCCATCGCCGCGTTCGCAGTGCGTGGCTGGCACTGTCGTTGGCCATCTGCCTGCCGCTGCGCCTGCCGGCCGAGCTGCCGGCGCTGCCCGAGCCGTTGACGCTGGAGTACGCCCTGTCGTTGGCCGACGACCCCCACCCCGATCTGCTTGCCGCCGCCGCCGACCGCGACCTCGCCCGGGCGGAACGCGATCTGGCGGCGTCCATCACCGGGCTGACGGCCAGCATCAACGCCGAGGCCAAGTGGATCGAGCCGTCCGAATATGCCTTTGATCAGTCACAAAACGATTCCCAGGCACACCTGCGGGTGCGCAAGCGGCTGTATGATTTTGGCTATACGCGTGCTTCGGTGGCGGCCGCCGACGCGCTGCTCGACAGCCGTCAGTTGCAATACGCGGATACCCGACAGCAGCGCCGCCTGGATATCCTGGGGCGCTATTTTGATGTGCTGCTCGCCGATCTCGCGTTCCGCGTGCAGGACGAGGCCATGGCCATCGCCTTCGTGCGGCTGGACCGCATCCGCGACCGGCATGAGCTGCACCAGGTGTCGGACGTCGACCTGCTCGCCAGTGAGACCCGCTACGAGGAGACGCGCTCGCTGCGCTATCGTGCCCAGGCCGGTCAGCGCACGGCCCGGGTGCGGCTGGCGGAAGTGCTGTACCGCCCCGGTCAGCTGTCCAATACCCTGGTGGAACCCGACCTCAGTCGTATCGTGCTCGAACCCCCGCCGCTGGACGAGCTGATCACCGAGGTGTTGCAGGCCAATCCGCGCATCCAGGCGCTGCGCGCCGAGGCGGAGTCCGGTCGTGAGCGCCTGCAGGCGGCGCGTGCCTCCGACCGCCCGATCCTGCTCGGCGCGGCCGAGGTCAGCGAGTACGTCCGCGAGACCGGCTCCACCGATCCCTGGTCGATCGGGCTGCAGTTGGAGGTGCCGCTGTACACGGGCGGGCGCTCCGGCGCCGAGCGTGCCCGGGCGCGCGCCCTGCTGCGGCGCACCGAGGCCGACATCGCCGCCGCGGAACTGAATTTGCGCCAGGATGTACAGGCGCTGTGGGAGGAGATCAACGTCTTGCGCGCCAACCGCGACGAGGCGCGCACCCGCATGGAGTTCCGCGAACTGTCCCTGGACCGTAGCCGGGCCTTGTATGAAATGGAGGCCGAGGCCGATCTGGGCGATGCCATGGTGTTTTCCACCGAAGCGCGCCTGCGCGAGGCGCAGCTCGATTATCAGTTGCTGTTGAACTGGGCGCGGCTGGATCTGTTGCGTGGGCAGACGGTGGC
This window of the Gammaproteobacteria bacterium genome carries:
- a CDS encoding TlpA family protein disulfide reductase, with amino-acid sequence MTFRNWFLAALLLGGAVQADPVDFSLPDIEGKARTLSEFRGKWVVVNYWATWCPPCLEEIPDLIAFHDRHQDKDAVVIGINFEDIPPAQLRAFVDEHFISYPVLRNGDMAPPTERLAVAGLPTTYIISPEGVPVARQVGTISAEALEKFIEKERRGRVANQQDPHEPVRPEVRL
- a CDS encoding TolC family protein; this encodes MAICLPLRLPAELPALPEPLTLEYALSLADDPHPDLLAAAADRDLARAERDLAASITGLTASINAEAKWIEPSEYAFDQSQNDSQAHLRVRKRLYDFGYTRASVAAADALLDSRQLQYADTRQQRRLDILGRYFDVLLADLAFRVQDEAMAIAFVRLDRIRDRHELHQVSDVDLLASETRYEETRSLRYRAQAGQRTARVRLAEVLYRPGQLSNTLVEPDLSRIVLEPPPLDELITEVLQANPRIQALRAEAESGRERLQAARASDRPILLGAAEVSEYVRETGSTDPWSIGLQLEVPLYTGGRSGAERARARALLRRTEADIAAAELNLRQDVQALWEEINVLRANRDEARTRMEFRELSLDRSRALYEMEAEADLGDAMVFSTEARLREAQLDYQLLLNWARLDLLRGQTVAALDGKPEGTSE
- a CDS encoding thioredoxin family protein — encoded protein: MTRITLLAVALLVSVSAWADAPRDPYQYFFDQTLGDFDEELQTARDEGKQGIMLFFEMDECPFCHRMKEMVFNQPEVQAYFKEHFLIYPVDIDGDVLITDFEGNRLKQKDFAFRDYRVRATPVLMFFDLDGKPVARYTGATADVEEFMWLGQYVVDGVYKDMPFTRYKRERRQSSR